A DNA window from Chelativorans sp. AA-79 contains the following coding sequences:
- a CDS encoding tripartite tricarboxylate transporter substrate binding protein, producing the protein MIASFSLALTGLGSSAIAQESDYPNDLVRVVVGSSPGGTADTVSRLIADALTEKFGQTFVVENLPGAGGALAAKTVKSAAPDGYTIQFIFSSFSILPSLNPEVGYDPVSDFEPIAMVSSAPNLLLVHPSFEVSTLAEWIEKVKESPGKFDYGSGGIGYSQHLSMEMLLQAMDGEAVHVPYTGSGNLLSALISGQVPFAFDTLTTAVPHIESGALIPLAITSAERSEILPDVPTVAEEIPGYELTAWNGFVAPAGTPREIIVRLNEAITEYLQTEKAKTFFAKLGTKIDASTPEEFKAIIVGDYEKFAEVIEHAGITAQ; encoded by the coding sequence TTGATCGCATCGTTCTCCTTGGCCCTGACCGGGCTGGGGTCCAGCGCGATCGCGCAAGAGTCCGACTATCCCAACGATCTCGTCCGCGTCGTGGTCGGGTCGTCGCCGGGGGGCACCGCCGATACCGTTTCCAGACTGATCGCCGACGCCCTTACCGAAAAGTTCGGCCAGACATTCGTTGTCGAGAACCTCCCGGGCGCTGGGGGTGCACTGGCGGCCAAGACCGTCAAGTCGGCCGCGCCGGACGGGTATACCATTCAGTTCATATTTTCTTCGTTCTCGATCCTGCCGTCCCTCAACCCAGAGGTCGGCTACGACCCGGTATCGGACTTCGAACCGATCGCCATGGTGTCGTCTGCACCCAACCTGCTGTTGGTGCACCCTTCCTTCGAGGTATCCACGCTTGCGGAATGGATCGAGAAGGTAAAGGAGAGTCCCGGCAAGTTCGACTATGGCAGTGGAGGGATCGGCTATAGCCAGCATCTGTCGATGGAGATGCTGCTACAGGCCATGGATGGCGAGGCCGTTCACGTCCCCTACACCGGCAGCGGCAATCTTCTCAGTGCTCTCATCTCCGGCCAAGTGCCGTTCGCCTTCGACACCCTGACGACAGCGGTACCTCATATCGAATCCGGAGCGCTGATTCCGCTTGCGATCACGAGCGCCGAACGCTCCGAAATCCTACCGGACGTGCCGACGGTGGCCGAAGAGATTCCCGGCTACGAACTCACTGCCTGGAACGGTTTCGTGGCGCCAGCCGGAACCCCGCGCGAAATCATCGTCAGGCTCAACGAGGCGATTACCGAATATCTCCAGACAGAGAAGGCCAAGACGTTCTTCGCCAAACTTGGGACAAAGATCGACGCCAGCACCCCGGAAGAGTTCAAGGCGATAATCGTGGGCGACTACGAGAAGTTCGCCGAGGTGATCGAACATGCCGGGATCACGGCGCAGTAG
- a CDS encoding tripartite tricarboxylate transporter permease has protein sequence MDLVSLLATGMQVALNPVNLLYCLLGVSLGTAIGVLPGVGPIITIALLLPLSFGLPTEASIILLAGIYYGASYGGSTTSILVNLPGEASSAVTCIDGHQMAKNGRAGVALAVAALGSFFAGTVGTLLIALAGPPLAAVAMRFGAAEYAALVFAALLMVATMTRGGAIKGIGVALLGVIFGLAGSDVMTGVFRFTFDIPELRDGVDFAALAVGLFAIAEIIGNTSSGPQGKIATSAIGNLWPTRDDFRRAWPAVVRGTGIGALLGVLPGAGVAMSSFSAYMVEKNIAEQPERFGEGAIEGVAAPESANNAAAQTGFIPTLLLGIPGSPVMALLLGAFMIHGVAPGPRMMSEHAPLFWGLIASMWIGNLFLVVLNLPLIGLWVRLLNVPYHWLYVFVLAFACVGVFTMGTSAFQIYVLIFFGFLGYLLKAAGLSPALFILGFILGPMFEENFRRAMAISHGDPLVFLQRPISLIFVLLGLSVLALATTSFVRRGREEAAEG, from the coding sequence ATGGACCTCGTCTCTCTCCTCGCCACGGGAATGCAGGTCGCCCTAAATCCCGTCAATCTGCTCTATTGTCTGCTGGGCGTGAGCCTGGGCACCGCAATCGGTGTTCTGCCGGGAGTCGGCCCCATTATCACCATCGCGCTGTTGCTGCCGCTCAGCTTCGGCCTGCCGACAGAGGCCTCGATCATTCTTCTGGCCGGCATCTATTACGGTGCCTCCTACGGCGGCTCGACGACCTCCATCCTGGTCAACCTGCCAGGCGAGGCCTCTTCCGCGGTGACCTGCATCGACGGCCACCAGATGGCCAAAAACGGCAGAGCGGGTGTAGCCCTTGCCGTGGCTGCGCTCGGATCCTTCTTCGCCGGGACGGTCGGAACCCTGCTGATCGCCCTCGCTGGCCCGCCGCTGGCGGCCGTCGCCATGCGCTTCGGCGCGGCCGAATACGCCGCTCTGGTCTTTGCCGCCTTGCTCATGGTCGCCACCATGACCCGCGGCGGGGCGATCAAGGGGATCGGCGTCGCGTTGCTCGGCGTCATATTCGGGCTGGCGGGATCGGACGTCATGACCGGCGTCTTCCGCTTCACCTTCGACATTCCCGAACTGCGCGACGGCGTCGACTTCGCGGCGCTGGCGGTGGGCCTGTTCGCCATAGCAGAGATCATCGGCAACACGTCCTCCGGCCCGCAGGGAAAAATCGCAACGAGCGCCATCGGCAATCTGTGGCCGACCAGAGACGATTTCCGCAGGGCCTGGCCGGCCGTCGTGCGCGGCACCGGCATCGGCGCGCTGCTTGGCGTGCTGCCCGGAGCAGGCGTCGCGATGAGCTCGTTTTCGGCCTACATGGTCGAAAAGAACATCGCCGAGCAACCCGAGCGCTTCGGAGAAGGCGCCATCGAGGGTGTCGCCGCACCGGAATCGGCCAACAACGCGGCTGCGCAGACCGGGTTCATCCCCACGCTGCTGCTCGGCATTCCCGGCAGCCCGGTCATGGCGCTGCTGCTCGGCGCATTCATGATACATGGCGTGGCGCCGGGACCGCGGATGATGAGCGAGCACGCGCCGCTCTTTTGGGGGCTGATCGCCTCCATGTGGATCGGGAACCTGTTCCTGGTCGTTCTCAACCTGCCGCTGATCGGCCTCTGGGTGCGCCTTCTCAATGTCCCCTACCACTGGCTCTACGTTTTCGTGCTCGCCTTCGCCTGTGTCGGCGTGTTCACGATGGGAACGTCTGCCTTCCAGATTTACGTGCTCATCTTCTTCGGCTTCCTCGGTTACCTGCTGAAAGCGGCGGGGCTCAGTCCCGCGCTCTTCATCCTCGGCTTCATTCTCGGGCCGATGTTCGAAGAAAACTTCCGGCGCGCGATGGCCATTTCTCATGGCGATCCGCTGGTTTTCCTTCAGCGTCCGATCAGCCTCATCTTCGTCCTGCTCGGCCTTTCGGTTCTCGCCCTCGCGACGACGTCCTTCGTGCGCCGCGGTCGCGAGGAAGCGGCTGAGGGTTGA
- a CDS encoding tripartite tricarboxylate transporter permease: MDFISNLALGFSVALAAQNILFCFVGVLGGTLVGVLPGVGPLATIAILLPVTFSMAPDSALIMLAGIYYGAQYGGSTTAILLNLPGEASSAVTTLDGYQMARRGRAGAALATAALSSFFAGTVATIIVAIFAAPLTQVAMAFRPPSYFSLMVLGLVASVVLAHGSVPKAIAMVLLGLLLGIIGTDIYTGTTRLDMGMLELADGVNFVALAIGLFGIAEILRNLENPESREVLKGRVEGLWLSLHDFRRIAMPSLRGTAIGSALGILPGGGAMLASFAAYIVEKKVSKNRDEMGRGAIEGVAAPESANNAGSQTAFIPMLTLGLPSNAVMALMIGAMIIQGVQPGPDIILKQPDMFWGLIVSMWIGNLMLVLLNLPLVGLWVRFLTVPYPVLVVAVMAFSAVGIYSASGTLFSMYELGFFGLLGYVFMRLGCEPAPLILGFILGPMMEEQLRRSMLMSRGDPTVFLTEPISLSFLIVALAALLLMTAPAIARRREEAFSEE, from the coding sequence TTGGACTTCATCTCGAATCTCGCTCTCGGCTTCTCGGTCGCCCTTGCGGCGCAGAACATCCTGTTCTGCTTCGTGGGTGTTCTCGGGGGCACGCTCGTGGGCGTCCTGCCGGGTGTCGGGCCGCTCGCCACCATCGCGATCCTGCTCCCCGTGACCTTTTCGATGGCGCCGGATTCGGCGCTGATCATGCTCGCCGGCATCTATTACGGCGCCCAGTACGGCGGATCGACAACGGCCATCCTGCTCAATCTTCCCGGCGAGGCCTCCTCGGCAGTCACGACCCTGGACGGTTACCAGATGGCCAGGCGGGGGCGTGCCGGCGCTGCTCTGGCCACCGCCGCGCTGTCCTCGTTCTTCGCCGGCACGGTCGCCACCATCATCGTGGCGATTTTCGCAGCGCCCCTGACACAGGTGGCTATGGCTTTCCGGCCCCCCTCCTACTTCTCGCTGATGGTGCTGGGTCTCGTCGCCTCCGTCGTGCTGGCCCATGGCTCGGTTCCCAAGGCCATCGCCATGGTCCTGCTCGGTCTCCTCTTGGGGATCATCGGCACCGATATCTATACCGGCACCACGCGCTTGGACATGGGGATGCTCGAGCTTGCCGATGGCGTGAACTTCGTGGCGCTCGCGATCGGCTTGTTCGGCATCGCCGAAATTCTGCGCAATCTGGAAAACCCGGAAAGCCGTGAAGTTCTCAAAGGCAGGGTCGAAGGATTGTGGCTGTCCCTTCACGACTTCAGGCGGATCGCCATGCCCTCCCTGCGCGGCACGGCCATCGGCTCGGCTCTGGGCATCCTTCCCGGCGGCGGGGCGATGTTGGCATCCTTTGCGGCTTATATCGTCGAAAAGAAGGTGTCGAAAAACCGCGACGAAATGGGCAGGGGTGCGATAGAAGGCGTTGCTGCGCCAGAAAGCGCCAACAATGCCGGCTCGCAAACCGCCTTCATTCCCATGCTTACGCTGGGTCTGCCATCCAACGCAGTGATGGCGCTCATGATCGGCGCAATGATCATTCAGGGCGTCCAGCCCGGGCCCGATATCATCCTTAAGCAACCCGACATGTTCTGGGGTCTGATCGTTTCGATGTGGATCGGCAATCTGATGCTGGTCCTACTCAATCTGCCGCTTGTCGGACTATGGGTCCGGTTCCTGACAGTGCCCTATCCGGTGCTTGTCGTCGCTGTGATGGCCTTCAGCGCCGTTGGAATCTATTCAGCCTCCGGCACGCTGTTTTCCATGTACGAGTTGGGGTTCTTTGGCCTGCTCGGCTATGTCTTCATGCGCCTGGGATGTGAACCGGCGCCGCTGATCCTGGGATTCATTCTCGGGCCCATGATGGAAGAGCAGTTGCGCCGCAGTATGCTGATGTCGCGCGGCGATCCGACCGTCTTCCTCACCGAACCCATCAGTCTTTCCTTCCTCATCGTCGCGTTAGCAGCGTTGCTGCTCATGACCGCTCCGGCCATCGCCCGCCGGCGTGAAGAAGCCTTTAGCGAGGAGTGA
- a CDS encoding mandelate racemase/muconate lactonizing enzyme family protein, translating to MAGDGYLQEHAIVAHSPTTSAIATGAKHIMKISRITCSAFRMPLKQAVSSSRVTMTHRELVVVEVEVDNGEIGVGWCTTAGVGAAAVHALISGYLAPMLLGSDPRNTEQIWQRLWMECHAAGPGGITTLAISAIDIAMWDIKAKNAGEPLYRLLGGARTSVQVYASAINLHLSMEDLVEQVRAQSSDGYTAFKIKVGRPGLYEDRERCLAIRKIIGDNGCLMLDANQKWSVGEATQRIRILLDAAPLFIEEPLLSDDVGGHMKLRNATGMPIAVGEQLCNRFEFWNYVHDGATDYLQPDVWKVGGITEFLKIAALGAAAGLPISPHGAMELSVHLAAALPNALHVENIFGLNLFDFGATSGPMAIANGRYVLGSGRGHGVTFSAAALEEHKLSLGEAIEREPLYAFS from the coding sequence ATGGCGGGAGACGGATATCTGCAGGAGCACGCCATAGTGGCGCATTCGCCAACAACTTCAGCGATCGCCACAGGAGCGAAGCACATCATGAAGATAAGCCGCATAACCTGCAGCGCATTCCGAATGCCTCTCAAGCAAGCGGTTTCATCCAGCCGCGTGACAATGACTCACCGCGAACTGGTCGTGGTCGAGGTCGAAGTGGACAATGGTGAGATAGGCGTCGGCTGGTGCACGACCGCCGGGGTCGGCGCAGCGGCGGTGCACGCGCTGATATCCGGGTATCTCGCTCCGATGCTTTTGGGATCGGATCCACGCAACACCGAGCAGATCTGGCAACGGCTGTGGATGGAGTGCCATGCGGCCGGTCCGGGCGGGATCACGACGCTGGCTATTTCCGCAATCGATATCGCGATGTGGGATATCAAGGCCAAGAATGCTGGCGAGCCTTTGTACAGGCTGCTCGGCGGCGCCCGAACCAGTGTCCAGGTCTATGCGAGTGCGATCAATCTGCACCTTTCGATGGAAGACCTGGTGGAACAGGTTCGCGCGCAATCGAGTGACGGCTATACCGCTTTCAAGATAAAGGTCGGTCGTCCCGGCCTCTATGAAGACCGCGAGCGCTGCCTCGCCATACGCAAGATCATCGGGGACAACGGTTGTCTGATGCTGGATGCCAATCAGAAGTGGTCGGTCGGTGAAGCGACCCAGCGCATCCGTATCCTGTTGGATGCTGCACCTCTCTTTATCGAGGAGCCGCTTTTGTCCGACGACGTTGGTGGGCACATGAAGCTTCGCAACGCTACGGGAATGCCGATCGCGGTTGGCGAGCAGCTATGCAACCGGTTCGAGTTCTGGAACTATGTCCACGATGGCGCTACCGACTACCTCCAGCCTGATGTCTGGAAGGTCGGGGGGATCACCGAGTTCCTCAAGATCGCAGCGCTAGGCGCCGCCGCCGGCCTGCCCATTTCCCCCCATGGCGCGATGGAGCTATCCGTCCATCTTGCAGCTGCACTGCCCAATGCGCTGCATGTCGAGAACATTTTTGGACTCAACCTTTTCGACTTTGGTGCGACGTCCGGACCCATGGCGATCGCGAACGGAAGGTATGTGCTTGGTTCGGGGCGCGGCCATGGCGTCACCTTCAGCGCTGCGGCGCTCGAGGAACATAAGTTGTCCTTGGGAGAGGCGATCGAGCGGGAGCCCCTTTACGCCTTCTCCTAG
- a CDS encoding tripartite tricarboxylate transporter TctB family protein, with the protein MVAAHRPRPTGLVTSLNMQKLKLNADIASGLLFAVFGGWFCATSIAGLALGNAFRMGPGFFPALVGGLLFAMGIFIAIKGWRAEGAMIKLRSIPWRAIALFPIGLILFGAVMRPLGLAIALLTLCFCSSVALKGMTLVRAAVLSAAITTLCIGIFKLGLGLNLPLVGDWLR; encoded by the coding sequence ATGGTTGCTGCCCATCGACCACGACCAACCGGACTGGTGACGTCACTGAATATGCAGAAACTCAAACTCAACGCCGACATCGCCTCGGGACTGCTGTTTGCGGTTTTCGGCGGCTGGTTCTGTGCGACGTCCATCGCCGGCCTTGCACTTGGCAACGCGTTTCGCATGGGACCGGGCTTCTTTCCCGCTCTCGTCGGCGGGCTCCTCTTCGCTATGGGAATTTTTATCGCGATAAAGGGCTGGCGTGCCGAAGGCGCGATGATCAAGCTCCGCAGCATTCCCTGGCGGGCCATCGCGCTGTTTCCGATTGGCCTGATCTTGTTCGGCGCGGTGATGCGACCGTTAGGCCTGGCAATCGCACTTCTGACGCTCTGCTTCTGCTCTTCGGTTGCGCTCAAGGGCATGACACTGGTCAGGGCTGCCGTCTTGTCCGCAGCCATCACAACGCTTTGCATCGGCATCTTTAAACTTGGCCTCGGGCTGAACCTGCCCCTCGTCGGCGACTGGCTGCGATAG
- a CDS encoding CaiB/BaiF CoA-transferase family protein, whose amino-acid sequence MDDCRTMRPFEGTRVLDITHVLAAPFATYQLAVFGADVIRIENPQEPDQTRIDGSDPALSSDRIGTHFIIQNGGKRSLTLNLKTPDGREILRRLVRTADVLVENFRPGAMKALELSYEDLREINPRLIYASMSAFGQDGPRGKQTGYDQVIQAVSGLMMVNGTTDMVPMKVGTPAIDYATGAMGAFAVASALLQRERTGRGQYIDLSMLDTALILLGAHLTNYSRSGRHPSAGGNRHEFATVGLYDTADGQIQIAAINMRQQRRFWRLLGHPELVKANNDARRSDAAREREILQRILLTKTAQQWEDWFQAHHIPAARIWTLPETLAHPQLEHRDILHRFVDEPGIPGTITVPKAAFKLAHGGARMDRPPPRMGEHSEALLAELGYSAEEVAAFRDAGAI is encoded by the coding sequence ATGGACGATTGCCGGACCATGCGTCCTTTTGAAGGAACAAGGGTTCTTGATATAACCCATGTCCTTGCCGCGCCGTTCGCCACCTATCAACTCGCGGTGTTCGGTGCCGATGTTATAAGGATCGAAAACCCGCAAGAGCCCGACCAGACCCGGATCGACGGCAGCGACCCCGCGCTCTCGTCCGACAGGATCGGAACGCACTTCATCATCCAGAACGGCGGCAAACGCTCGCTGACGCTCAATCTCAAGACACCTGATGGTCGCGAGATCCTGCGACGCTTGGTCCGCACCGCCGATGTGCTGGTCGAAAATTTCCGGCCCGGCGCCATGAAGGCGCTCGAGTTGAGCTATGAGGACCTGCGCGAGATCAATCCCCGCCTGATCTATGCGTCCATGTCGGCATTCGGACAGGATGGGCCACGGGGCAAGCAAACCGGCTACGACCAGGTGATCCAGGCCGTCTCTGGCCTGATGATGGTCAACGGAACCACCGACATGGTGCCCATGAAGGTCGGCACGCCGGCAATCGACTATGCGACTGGCGCAATGGGCGCCTTCGCCGTCGCTTCAGCCCTTTTGCAGCGCGAACGGACCGGGCGAGGGCAATATATCGATTTGTCCATGCTCGATACCGCCTTGATACTTCTCGGCGCGCATCTGACCAACTACAGCCGCTCCGGACGCCATCCCAGTGCGGGAGGCAATCGGCACGAGTTCGCGACCGTCGGACTCTATGACACCGCCGATGGCCAAATCCAGATTGCCGCGATCAATATGCGGCAGCAGCGCCGCTTCTGGCGCCTGCTCGGGCATCCGGAACTGGTCAAGGCCAACAATGACGCGCGCCGATCGGACGCTGCGCGTGAGCGGGAAATCCTGCAGCGCATCCTGCTCACGAAAACCGCGCAGCAATGGGAGGACTGGTTCCAGGCGCACCATATCCCCGCAGCACGCATATGGACCCTGCCGGAAACCCTTGCTCATCCGCAGCTTGAGCACCGCGACATCCTTCATCGCTTTGTCGATGAACCGGGCATTCCCGGCACGATCACAGTGCCCAAGGCGGCATTCAAACTTGCTCATGGCGGCGCGCGGATGGATCGCCCGCCGCCGCGGATGGGCGAGCATAGCGAGGCGCTGCTCGCGGAACTCGGCTACTCGGCGGAAGAAGTCGCCGCGTTCCGCGATGCCGGCGCGATCTGA
- a CDS encoding tripartite tricarboxylate transporter TctB family protein encodes MTVSSNTLAGAIFLFFGMATVIVGWGYGLGTMTQLGSGALPVVAGGALSALGVVQLLSAVRSAASAAVPAFSRFELRPLLSILGAVLAFAVLILPTGLVPALVALVAIGWFAQKGGAKWEIAGAMIVVIVLVTAIFKYGLGLPLRLFVWGF; translated from the coding sequence ATGACCGTCAGCTCGAACACACTCGCCGGGGCCATATTCCTGTTTTTCGGCATGGCCACCGTGATTGTCGGCTGGGGTTATGGCCTGGGCACCATGACTCAATTGGGCAGTGGAGCCCTGCCTGTCGTCGCCGGCGGGGCGCTCAGCGCGCTGGGTGTCGTCCAGCTCCTCAGTGCAGTCCGAAGCGCTGCATCAGCCGCCGTACCGGCGTTCTCCCGCTTCGAACTGCGGCCCTTGCTGTCGATCCTGGGCGCGGTGCTCGCCTTTGCAGTATTGATCCTGCCGACCGGCCTCGTCCCGGCGCTGGTCGCGCTCGTTGCGATCGGGTGGTTCGCTCAAAAGGGCGGAGCCAAATGGGAGATCGCCGGGGCGATGATCGTCGTCATCGTCCTCGTCACCGCGATCTTCAAATACGGCTTGGGCCTTCCGCTGCGCCTCTTCGTCTGGGGGTTCTGA
- a CDS encoding Ldh family oxidoreductase produces MTIQHLVPAKDLGQFVAELFEAAGLSVRAAERVSDALIEADLSGRSSHGVLQADNYLARLVAGAMSTAEQPRIISESGGAVVLDAAGMEGHLAAEEAIAIAIAKAQDNGVAAVAVRRGQHMGVAGRYVRMAAEAGCAALAMGNTKPVMPAPGGAERLVGTNPIAIGIPTTDHPIVLDMATSAGTYGRIRHAHAAGQTLPEGWALDAYGRPTTDPAAAMKGLLLPMGGAKGFALSFAIDLMAGLLSSGAWGAKLGELDDDTTKPQLSSYLFIVLDIAHFRPLSDFLEEADEAVRRVRQSRRAEGVERLFTPGERSAEALEKNNGMIELAPTVAHALRERAQALGVAIPRFMEEHPTAEAVPRQS; encoded by the coding sequence ATGACGATCCAGCATCTCGTTCCTGCGAAAGATTTGGGTCAATTCGTCGCGGAACTCTTCGAGGCGGCGGGTCTATCCGTCCGGGCCGCGGAACGTGTATCCGACGCATTGATCGAAGCCGATCTCTCCGGACGGAGCTCGCACGGCGTCCTGCAGGCCGACAATTATCTCGCCCGCCTCGTTGCGGGTGCGATGTCGACGGCCGAGCAACCGCGCATCATCAGTGAGTCCGGCGGGGCGGTGGTTCTTGATGCAGCCGGCATGGAGGGGCATCTCGCCGCAGAGGAAGCCATCGCGATCGCGATTGCGAAGGCGCAGGACAACGGAGTCGCTGCCGTCGCAGTGCGCCGCGGCCAGCACATGGGCGTTGCGGGGCGCTATGTTCGAATGGCCGCGGAAGCCGGGTGCGCCGCGTTGGCGATGGGCAACACCAAGCCGGTCATGCCCGCGCCGGGTGGTGCCGAGCGCCTGGTCGGCACCAACCCCATCGCCATCGGCATCCCGACCACTGACCACCCGATCGTTCTGGACATGGCCACAAGCGCAGGAACATATGGTCGCATTCGCCATGCGCATGCCGCGGGACAAACCCTCCCCGAGGGATGGGCGCTCGATGCATATGGCAGACCGACCACGGATCCCGCCGCGGCAATGAAGGGATTGCTGCTGCCGATGGGCGGAGCTAAGGGGTTTGCACTTTCGTTCGCAATCGATCTGATGGCTGGTCTGCTCTCCAGTGGCGCTTGGGGCGCGAAGCTGGGGGAACTCGACGACGACACAACCAAGCCGCAGTTATCATCATACCTGTTCATCGTTCTCGATATCGCACATTTCCGCCCGCTATCAGACTTCCTTGAGGAGGCCGACGAAGCGGTCAGGCGGGTGCGCCAATCGCGTCGGGCCGAGGGCGTCGAGCGCCTGTTCACGCCCGGGGAGCGAAGCGCGGAAGCGCTTGAAAAAAACAACGGAATGATCGAGCTCGCGCCCACCGTCGCGCATGCACTGCGCGAGAGAGCGCAAGCCCTTGGTGTGGCCATTCCGCGCTTCATGGAGGAGCACCCGACGGCTGAGGCCGTTCCCAGGCAGTCATGA
- a CDS encoding MmgE/PrpD family protein, whose protein sequence is MTFSLEHAPSEVVENAKLRILDIIGVMIASYDHPTVGASERAQADADGGGRGAHALMSRGETSLAGAAFINGVASAVLEFDDTHIASNIHPTGVIAAASIPVAQALGLSGRQLLEALIVGSEILCRLGLVSPVRMHEVGLHPTSVYGVFGATYSVARLRGLSPRQTVDAVGTAASLSAGSIASFEDGTSTKTLHVGFAAAAAVRSMALAAQGISGPGKVFEGKFGWFKSYIQSEPEFRFSQVASGLGTHWEALSIATKLYPCAYTLMPFISAALKLRADNRIDLDQIAEVRCEIMPRSFHTVCEPVDEKRRPLTPWHGRISLQHTVAEAYVLGRFDKNAYAEASLTDPRINALADKVVHIADPIAAADTSRSRGVVSILFKDGRRLTHTIEDMLGTAKNPAPAAVYIEKFRANVDGVIPASLAGRIIDAVLGLDDVSHLDDLFSPLREAGLRAC, encoded by the coding sequence TTGACGTTTTCGCTCGAGCACGCTCCCAGTGAGGTGGTCGAGAATGCAAAGCTGCGAATTCTCGACATCATCGGGGTTATGATCGCCTCATACGATCATCCAACCGTCGGAGCTTCGGAGCGCGCGCAGGCCGATGCCGATGGGGGCGGTCGCGGTGCTCATGCACTCATGTCTCGAGGCGAAACTTCTCTTGCAGGAGCAGCTTTCATCAATGGAGTCGCCTCGGCCGTTCTCGAATTCGACGATACCCATATCGCCAGCAACATCCACCCTACCGGTGTGATCGCCGCCGCGAGCATTCCGGTCGCCCAGGCTCTGGGCCTTTCCGGCCGTCAATTGCTGGAGGCCCTCATTGTCGGCTCGGAAATTCTGTGTCGGCTGGGGCTGGTTTCGCCTGTGCGGATGCATGAGGTCGGGCTTCACCCCACCAGCGTTTATGGCGTGTTCGGAGCGACATATTCCGTTGCGCGTTTGCGCGGGCTTTCCCCTCGGCAGACCGTCGATGCCGTGGGAACGGCGGCGAGTCTTTCGGCAGGGTCGATCGCTTCGTTTGAGGACGGTACCTCGACCAAGACACTGCATGTGGGGTTTGCGGCGGCGGCTGCCGTCCGGTCAATGGCGCTGGCTGCGCAAGGGATTTCCGGACCGGGCAAAGTTTTCGAGGGCAAGTTCGGCTGGTTCAAGAGCTATATTCAATCAGAACCGGAGTTCAGGTTCTCACAGGTTGCGAGCGGGCTTGGAACACACTGGGAAGCACTTTCTATCGCGACCAAGCTTTATCCCTGCGCCTATACGCTGATGCCCTTCATTTCGGCCGCGCTGAAACTGCGTGCCGACAATCGGATCGACTTGGATCAGATCGCGGAGGTCCGTTGTGAGATCATGCCGCGCTCGTTTCACACCGTCTGTGAACCAGTCGATGAAAAGCGGCGCCCTCTTACTCCCTGGCATGGCCGCATCAGTCTTCAGCACACGGTGGCCGAGGCGTATGTGCTCGGTCGGTTCGACAAGAACGCCTACGCCGAAGCAAGCCTCACAGACCCTCGCATCAATGCGCTGGCAGACAAGGTCGTTCACATCGCCGACCCGATCGCTGCCGCCGATACGTCGCGATCGCGCGGCGTGGTCTCGATTCTCTTCAAGGATGGGCGCAGGCTCACCCACACGATCGAGGATATGCTGGGGACGGCGAAGAACCCGGCGCCCGCCGCGGTCTACATCGAGAAATTTCGTGCCAATGTCGATGGCGTCATCCCCGCCTCGCTGGCCGGCAGGATAATCGATGCCGTTCTCGGCCTTGACGATGTTTCCCATCTCGATGATCTCTTCTCCCCGCTGAGAGAAGCAGGGTTACGAGCTTGCTAA